The following are encoded in a window of Bacillus xiapuensis genomic DNA:
- the asnS gene encoding asparagine--tRNA ligase, whose translation MKTTIAEVSKFVGQEVTIGVWLANKRSSGKIAFLQLRDGTGFIQGVVVKSDVGEEVFKQAKTLTQETSLYVTGVVREDNRSPFGYELSVTQLEVIAEAVDYPITPKEHGTEFLMDHRHLWLRSRRQHAVMKIRNEIIRATYEFFNDRGFTKVDPPILTGSAPEGTSELFHTRYFDEDAYLSQSGQLYMEAAAMALGKVFSFGPTFRAEKSKTRRHLIEFWMIEPEMAFCEFEDNLVVQEQYVTHIVQSVLKNCRLELDRLGRDTSKLEQIQAPFPRITYDEALKFLHERGFNDIQWGDDFGAPHETAIAESFDKPVFITHYPTKLKPFYMQPAPEREEVVLCADLIAPEGYGEIIGGSERIHDDQLLSERIAEHHLDPEAYKWYLELRQYGSVPHSGFGLGLERTVAWISGVEHVRETIPFPRLLNRLYP comes from the coding sequence ATGAAAACTACAATTGCAGAAGTGAGTAAGTTTGTCGGTCAGGAAGTGACGATAGGTGTCTGGCTTGCCAACAAACGCTCCAGCGGAAAAATTGCTTTCTTGCAGCTTCGTGACGGAACTGGTTTTATCCAAGGCGTTGTCGTCAAAAGCGATGTTGGCGAGGAAGTATTTAAGCAAGCGAAAACCCTTACGCAAGAAACGTCTTTATACGTTACCGGCGTTGTCCGAGAAGATAATCGTTCCCCGTTTGGCTATGAATTAAGCGTAACTCAGCTAGAGGTTATTGCTGAAGCTGTAGATTACCCGATTACGCCAAAAGAGCATGGGACTGAGTTTTTAATGGATCATCGCCATTTATGGCTCCGTTCTCGCCGCCAGCATGCGGTCATGAAAATTCGCAATGAAATTATCAGAGCAACGTATGAGTTTTTTAATGATCGCGGTTTTACAAAAGTCGATCCGCCCATTTTAACTGGAAGTGCTCCTGAGGGAACATCTGAGCTATTCCATACCCGCTATTTTGACGAGGATGCGTATCTTTCCCAAAGCGGTCAATTATACATGGAAGCGGCCGCCATGGCGCTTGGAAAAGTCTTTTCTTTCGGTCCGACTTTTCGAGCGGAGAAATCCAAAACCCGCCGTCATTTAATTGAGTTTTGGATGATTGAACCTGAAATGGCCTTTTGCGAATTCGAAGATAACTTAGTTGTACAGGAGCAGTATGTGACTCACATCGTCCAATCCGTACTGAAGAATTGCCGTTTAGAATTAGATCGATTAGGGCGGGATACGTCCAAGCTGGAACAAATCCAGGCACCTTTTCCGCGAATTACATATGATGAGGCGCTGAAATTTTTACATGAAAGAGGTTTTAACGATATTCAATGGGGCGATGACTTTGGGGCACCTCATGAAACAGCCATCGCTGAAAGCTTTGATAAACCAGTATTTATCACTCATTATCCAACAAAGCTTAAACCGTTTTACATGCAGCCTGCACCGGAGCGTGAAGAGGTTGTGCTCTGCGCTGATTTAATAGCCCCTGAAGGCTATGGGGAAATTATTGGAGGTTCAGAGCGGATCCATGATGACCAGCTATTAAGCGAAAGAATTGCTGAGCATCATTTAGATCCGGAAGCTTATAAATGGTATTTGGAGCTTCGGCAATATGGCTCCGTTCCTCATTCGGGCTTCGGCTTAGGGCTTGAG